A single region of the Chryseobacterium culicis genome encodes:
- a CDS encoding GNAT family N-acetyltransferase — MNYIIKKASLEDLDETAELFNLYRVFYRQESDVEKGKAFLKERFLNSESDIFLAVADGKAVGFVQLYKLFHYTQLQKQWLLSDLFVHPDYRGKGLSVALIDRSKQWCEETDACGLMLETEKTNDIGNTLYPRCGFEYDGLHNYYQWWK, encoded by the coding sequence ATGAATTACATTATTAAAAAGGCAAGTCTTGAGGATCTTGATGAAACGGCTGAATTGTTCAATCTCTATCGTGTTTTTTACAGACAGGAATCGGATGTGGAAAAAGGAAAGGCTTTTCTCAAAGAACGGTTTTTAAACAGTGAGTCTGATATTTTTCTTGCAGTAGCCGATGGAAAAGCAGTAGGTTTTGTACAGCTTTACAAATTATTCCATTATACTCAATTACAAAAGCAATGGCTGTTAAGCGATCTGTTTGTTCATCCTGATTACAGAGGAAAAGGACTTTCTGTAGCATTAATTGATCGTAGTAAGCAGTGGTGCGAAGAAACAGATGCATGCGGGTTGATGCTTGAAACAGAAAAAACGAATGATATCGGAAACACTTTGTATCCGCGTTGTGGGTTTGAGTATGACGGACTGCATAACTACTACCAATGGTGGAAGTAA
- a CDS encoding 2OG-Fe(II) oxygenase, with amino-acid sequence MKEIIHKIENTDWQHLTETMHQNGYAIIPDLLSEDECEILKSNYDHSSFYRKTVVMARHRFGLGEYKYFNYPLPEVIQTIRSTIYPHLASIANSWFKALHIDTQFPLNHQEFLHQCHANGQQKATVLILKYGNGGFNTLHQDLYGDLYFPIQIVLMLSEPDKDFTGGEFVLTQQIPRAQSKAIVLKPKKGDVLMFTTQFKPEKGTKGYYRVTMKHGVSEIREGSRYALGIIFHDAIS; translated from the coding sequence ATGAAAGAGATCATACATAAAATCGAAAACACAGACTGGCAGCACCTTACAGAAACAATGCATCAAAACGGGTATGCCATTATTCCTGATCTACTGTCTGAAGATGAATGCGAAATATTAAAGTCCAACTACGATCACTCTTCTTTTTATCGTAAAACAGTTGTTATGGCCAGACATCGTTTCGGCCTGGGAGAATATAAATATTTTAACTATCCATTACCTGAAGTTATTCAAACCATACGCTCAACGATCTATCCCCATCTGGCCTCTATTGCCAATTCATGGTTTAAAGCGTTGCATATCGATACTCAGTTTCCCTTAAATCATCAGGAATTTTTACATCAATGTCATGCTAATGGTCAGCAGAAAGCTACCGTCTTAATTTTAAAATATGGAAATGGTGGATTTAATACGCTGCATCAGGATTTATATGGAGACTTATATTTTCCTATTCAAATCGTGTTAATGCTCAGTGAACCGGATAAAGATTTTACAGGAGGTGAGTTTGTGCTTACCCAACAGATTCCGAGAGCACAGTCAAAAGCTATTGTTTTAAAGCCTAAAAAAGGAGATGTCCTTATGTTCACAACGCAATTTAAACCAGAAAAAGGAACCAAAGGATATTACAGGGTTACTATGAAACATGGAGTAAGTGAAATCAGAGAAGGAAGCCGCTATGCTTTGGGGATTATCTTCCATGATGCAATCAGTTAA
- a CDS encoding Ada metal-binding domain-containing protein, giving the protein MIQHSQISPESLRSKIHCREICFGGNMKLKIYGLLSCRSGKRMKKENRIFFTEEKEALQNNYRPCGHCMREAYQKWKYSSLIK; this is encoded by the coding sequence ATGATTCAACATTCTCAAATATCTCCTGAAAGCCTGAGAAGCAAAATACACTGCAGAGAAATTTGTTTTGGGGGAAATATGAAACTGAAAATCTACGGATTACTCAGTTGCCGGTCAGGAAAAAGAATGAAGAAAGAAAACAGGATTTTCTTCACAGAGGAAAAAGAAGCTTTACAAAATAACTATCGTCCCTGCGGACATTGTATGAGAGAAGCATATCAAAAATGGAAGTACTCCTCATTGATTAAATAA
- a CDS encoding L-threonylcarbamoyladenylate synthase, whose translation MAKILKIYPDNPQENLVNEVIKTLKNGGLIIYPSDTIYALGCNIFDIKAMEKLAQLKKMKLEKSKFSIICNDLSHLSDFTRPIDTSVFRFLKSHLPGPFTFILEANKSLPLAYKGHKTIGIRVPDHPIPQLIVEKLGHPIASTSIKDDDEIIEYSTDPELIAEKYDHLVDIVIDSGYGDNVASTIVDLTSGEPEIIRQGKGII comes from the coding sequence ATGGCAAAAATATTAAAAATTTATCCGGACAACCCACAGGAAAATCTTGTGAATGAGGTTATTAAAACTTTAAAAAATGGCGGGCTGATTATCTATCCTTCTGATACGATTTATGCTTTAGGCTGTAATATTTTTGATATAAAAGCCATGGAAAAACTGGCTCAGCTCAAAAAAATGAAGCTTGAGAAGTCAAAATTCTCAATTATCTGTAATGATCTAAGCCATCTTTCCGACTTTACAAGACCTATTGATACTTCGGTTTTCAGATTTCTGAAAAGTCATCTTCCGGGACCGTTCACTTTCATTCTTGAAGCGAATAAAAGTTTACCTTTAGCTTACAAAGGTCATAAGACCATCGGTATTCGTGTTCCTGACCATCCCATTCCACAGCTAATTGTTGAAAAACTGGGACACCCTATTGCTTCTACTTCCATTAAAGATGATGATGAAATCATTGAATATTCTACCGATCCTGAACTTATTGCCGAAAAATATGATCATTTGGTAGACATTGTCATTGATTCAGGGTACGGGGATAATGTGGCTTCCACTATTGTAGACCTTACTTCAGGAGAACCGGAGATTATCCGTCAGGGAAAAGGAATTATTTAG
- a CDS encoding CPBP family intramembrane glutamic endopeptidase: MTGWIMGFNGKYSIGILLTFILLAAAMLYSNPLITLITGMGKITADHFFLSRILLWVILIIVFLYSIFVEKGTFLLKEEKKYSAAFYSKAALILYFICILGGAILNTFMMFVIEEKISTKLLNLIPIFRNNYFLIIFTCLTAAIVEELLMRGYLQPRIEKMYNNPAIGIIISAVLFGILHSTYGTISQVLGPFFIGIVFAIFYKRYSNIKILMICHFMIDFIAMMIMNFMDIKHLSVF, from the coding sequence TTGACAGGTTGGATTATGGGTTTTAATGGGAAGTATTCTATAGGAATTTTACTCACTTTTATTCTTTTAGCTGCAGCAATGCTTTATTCCAATCCACTGATCACTTTGATAACAGGAATGGGTAAAATTACTGCAGATCATTTTTTTCTCAGCAGGATTCTGTTATGGGTCATTCTCATTATAGTGTTTCTGTACAGCATTTTTGTAGAGAAAGGTACTTTTTTACTTAAAGAAGAAAAAAAATATTCGGCAGCATTTTATAGTAAAGCAGCGCTCATCTTATATTTCATCTGCATTCTTGGGGGAGCCATTCTGAATACCTTCATGATGTTCGTTATAGAAGAAAAAATAAGTACCAAGCTTCTTAATCTCATACCCATTTTTAGAAACAATTATTTTTTAATTATTTTTACCTGTCTTACAGCGGCTATTGTAGAAGAATTGCTGATGCGGGGTTACCTACAGCCCAGGATTGAAAAAATGTATAACAATCCGGCAATAGGAATTATTATTTCAGCTGTTTTATTTGGAATATTGCACAGCACTTACGGTACCATAAGCCAGGTTCTCGGGCCTTTCTTTATTGGAATTGTGTTTGCTATATTTTATAAACGCTATTCAAATATTAAAATTCTGATGATCTGTCATTTTATGATTGATTTTATAGCAATGATGATCATGAATTTTATGGATATTAAACACTTATCTGTATTTTAA
- the yaaA gene encoding peroxide stress protein YaaA, whose protein sequence is MKIITSPAKLMNVENSTDLLRTTTPKFIEDAAFIQSYLKEKSPKYLSELMEISSKLADENWERNQKWKSKPTAKESAPAMFAFTGEVYRGLDAKTLDKNAVDYLQKNYRMLSGLYGLLKPSDKVMLYRLEMGRPFEFEQYKNLYEFWREKITEQLNSEMKKGEILLHLASNEYGKVIDRRKLNHTVIDFDFYELKEGKLKTIVVYTKHARGLVVRFCAETNAKTLEDVKAFNYEGYRIDEEKSTDTKLVFTR, encoded by the coding sequence ATGAAAATTATAACATCTCCTGCAAAACTCATGAATGTAGAAAATTCAACAGACCTGTTGAGAACCACTACTCCGAAATTCATTGAAGATGCAGCATTCATTCAATCTTATTTAAAAGAAAAATCACCAAAATATCTTTCCGAACTGATGGAAATATCATCCAAGCTGGCTGATGAAAACTGGGAAAGAAACCAAAAATGGAAATCTAAACCTACTGCAAAAGAATCTGCTCCTGCAATGTTTGCTTTTACAGGAGAGGTTTATAGAGGGCTGGATGCCAAAACGCTGGATAAAAATGCTGTGGATTACCTGCAGAAGAACTACAGAATGCTTTCCGGACTTTATGGTTTGCTGAAACCTTCTGATAAAGTTATGCTTTACAGACTGGAAATGGGACGTCCATTTGAATTTGAGCAATACAAAAATCTGTATGAATTCTGGAGAGAAAAAATCACAGAACAATTAAATTCTGAGATGAAAAAAGGAGAAATCCTCCTTCACCTTGCCAGCAATGAGTATGGAAAAGTAATCGACAGAAGGAAGCTGAACCATACTGTAATAGATTTTGATTTTTACGAATTAAAAGAAGGAAAACTGAAAACCATTGTGGTGTATACCAAGCATGCCAGAGGTCTTGTAGTAAGATTCTGTGCTGAAACCAATGCCAAGACATTGGAGGATGTAAAAGCCTTTAATTATGAAGGGTACAGAATTGATGAAGAGAAGTCAACGGATACAAAACTGGTTTTTACAAGATAA
- the prmC gene encoding peptide chain release factor N(5)-glutamine methyltransferase, producing MTISAFKKYFKTELSGLYTESESVFLSSLFIHQIVGFDNFQQRRSSEQELLMDDAKKLCDLVAELKTGRPYQQILGETEFYGMKILVNENVLIPRPETEELLEMAIREIQSLKFEVQNFKILDIGTGSGIIPLVLKKYFPGAHVSSIDFSEKALETAQRNAEYHQLDINFIHADYLNFELAESYDIIISNPPYIGIEEEIEIADSVKEFEPKMALFSPTADALIFYRKIAEDAKKYLKDEGLLFLEINQKLGPETLELYQYFSNAQLLKDLSENDRFIYGRK from the coding sequence ATGACAATTTCAGCATTTAAAAAATATTTCAAAACAGAACTTTCCGGCCTTTATACTGAGTCGGAAAGTGTGTTTTTATCGTCTTTATTCATTCATCAAATTGTAGGTTTCGATAATTTCCAGCAAAGAAGATCCTCCGAACAGGAACTTTTGATGGATGATGCAAAAAAACTTTGTGATCTCGTTGCAGAACTTAAAACGGGAAGACCTTATCAGCAAATATTGGGGGAAACAGAATTCTATGGGATGAAAATCCTTGTGAATGAAAATGTACTGATTCCCCGCCCTGAAACGGAAGAATTGCTGGAGATGGCGATCAGAGAAATTCAATCTTTAAAGTTTGAGGTTCAAAATTTTAAGATTTTAGACATAGGAACCGGAAGCGGAATCATTCCTTTGGTGTTAAAGAAGTATTTTCCCGGGGCTCATGTTTCATCTATTGATTTTTCTGAAAAAGCACTGGAAACAGCTCAAAGGAATGCCGAATATCACCAATTGGATATCAATTTCATTCACGCCGATTATCTCAATTTTGAACTGGCTGAAAGTTATGATATTATTATTTCGAATCCTCCCTATATTGGGATTGAAGAGGAGATTGAAATTGCCGATTCCGTGAAAGAATTTGAACCTAAAATGGCTCTTTTCTCCCCTACTGCTGATGCTTTGATCTTTTACAGGAAGATTGCAGAAGATGCTAAAAAATATCTGAAAGACGAAGGATTGTTGTTTTTAGAAATCAATCAGAAACTGGGGCCTGAAACCCTGGAACTGTATCAATATTTCTCTAACGCTCAATTATTGAAGGATTTATCCGAAAATGACAGGTTTATTTATGGAAGGAAATAA
- a CDS encoding serine hydrolase domain-containing protein — translation MKTLIWNFFITISLIIQLISCKQHPQDIVSEYYRKGEFNGSVLIMKNGQIVCDTALGFRNIEKGLKADKNTSFYIASLSKPFTAAAILMLEQKGLLKLDDKASRFIILPEYAKNITIRQLLHHTSGIRDYENLFSKKQLTNQEVINWLFSSKNLDFAPDSKFKYSNSGYIILSCIIEKVSGKSYSMFINEHIITPLKMHHTYVYEAGTVIQNRASGYNKEKKPDDYSILTTGDGGIYSTPEDLYKFDQALRNYTLINKENTQAMYSTFPLSDGKISDYGFAWFIENNNGKISAMHTGGLNGFKALFWRDLQHNTCIIALTNQGEAFPLGNFLHDIKKAIQ, via the coding sequence ATGAAAACTTTGATATGGAACTTCTTCATCACTATTTCACTGATTATACAGCTGATATCCTGCAAACAGCATCCTCAGGATATTGTGAGTGAATATTACCGCAAAGGAGAATTCAACGGTTCTGTTCTGATTATGAAAAACGGCCAGATTGTTTGTGATACGGCTCTGGGATTCCGCAATATTGAAAAAGGACTGAAAGCAGATAAAAATACTTCGTTCTATATTGCATCTCTCAGTAAACCTTTCACGGCTGCTGCTATTCTCATGCTGGAGCAAAAAGGCCTATTGAAACTGGATGACAAAGCTTCCCGGTTTATTATACTTCCTGAATATGCTAAAAACATTACCATCAGACAGCTTTTGCATCATACTTCAGGAATTAGGGATTATGAAAACCTATTTTCTAAAAAGCAATTAACCAATCAGGAGGTGATTAACTGGCTGTTCAGTAGTAAAAATCTTGATTTTGCTCCCGACAGCAAGTTTAAGTACAGCAATAGCGGGTATATAATTCTCTCCTGTATTATTGAAAAGGTTTCCGGGAAATCTTACAGTATGTTTATCAATGAGCATATTATTACTCCTTTAAAAATGCATCATACCTATGTATATGAAGCTGGTACGGTTATTCAGAATAGAGCCTCAGGATATAATAAAGAGAAGAAACCTGATGACTACTCGATTTTAACAACGGGTGACGGTGGGATCTACTCTACTCCTGAAGATCTTTATAAATTTGATCAGGCTTTACGAAATTATACTTTGATTAATAAAGAAAATACCCAGGCGATGTATTCTACTTTCCCATTATCTGACGGCAAGATATCTGATTATGGATTCGCATGGTTCATAGAGAATAACAATGGGAAAATTTCAGCGATGCATACCGGTGGTTTAAATGGTTTTAAAGCTTTATTCTGGAGAGACTTGCAGCATAACACCTGTATTATTGCTCTTACCAATCAGGGAGAAGCATTTCCACTAGGTAACTTTTTACATGATATAAAAAAAGCAATACAGTAA
- a CDS encoding DUF4180 domain-containing protein, translated as MTIQSHEINNIKIAEIISDDMIIQSAQDGLDLMGNIYYQGFDKIILYEKNITPEFFDLKTKIAGEILQKFSNYRIGLAIVGDFSKYESKSMKDFIFESNKTKHINFVDQLENALENFSK; from the coding sequence ATGACTATTCAATCACACGAAATCAACAATATAAAAATCGCAGAAATAATTTCTGATGATATGATTATCCAATCCGCACAGGATGGGCTGGATCTTATGGGAAATATCTATTACCAGGGTTTTGATAAAATTATTCTTTATGAAAAAAACATTACCCCTGAATTCTTCGATTTAAAGACTAAAATAGCGGGAGAAATTCTCCAAAAATTCTCAAACTATCGTATAGGTTTGGCTATTGTAGGTGACTTTAGCAAATATGAAAGTAAAAGCATGAAAGATTTCATTTTTGAAAGCAATAAGACCAAACACATCAATTTCGTTGATCAATTAGAAAACGCACTGGAAAATTTTTCAAAATAA
- a CDS encoding lectin-like domain-containing protein — MIKSTSIVQYKKFLFILSLFVFSQNMQAQNEQGTGYPYFVNFTQGLQPQEAYKVATSGVQNDATFTTDGLRLTRSVNNISGGVILADKIFKSDQGIKFEFEFAIYGGNTNGGDGISIFLVDGSIPKSQLNLGYFGGGLGYSFVRGGESTEGLRGAYLGIGLDEFGNFKTSFNQGERVRNGIFGVGLADGRSNVSLRGKRGNQYLSSAEPAGYNGYPLLYSIATNALPSSNNRSAYLDTTTGKYIGVKNTALQQFSIESGGTTIPLNENDVRFRKAYITLVPNPAGGYNISLEIQHGTVKEKVIDNYYYPTSLKYTETTISNSTVRTLDTSAPSTFRIGFAASTGAAKNIHLLKNLGVTRPYAAEVTDDLFAGCPGIKSIYYPLLNDAAYSSAAGQNPPTLSYNNLDFNSFRFLDNNGAVIPNITGGVYTSSQGTWTYFPTTGALSFKPAAGFTGVAQVQYDIKGGGSNGTEAPYNKEEYRSLPALVQVNISGTNNCSKACVISNKNVTQKITR, encoded by the coding sequence ATGATAAAAAGTACTTCAATTGTACAGTACAAAAAGTTTTTGTTTATTCTTTCCTTATTTGTTTTCTCACAAAATATGCAGGCACAGAATGAGCAAGGGACGGGCTATCCGTATTTTGTCAATTTTACCCAGGGATTACAGCCTCAGGAAGCTTATAAAGTGGCTACCAGCGGTGTTCAGAATGACGCAACTTTTACTACGGACGGGCTAAGGCTTACCCGAAGTGTGAATAATATTTCAGGAGGTGTGATACTTGCTGATAAAATATTCAAGAGTGATCAGGGAATTAAATTCGAATTTGAATTTGCTATTTATGGAGGAAATACCAACGGAGGAGACGGTATTTCTATATTCTTAGTGGATGGATCTATTCCTAAGAGCCAGCTTAATCTGGGATATTTTGGAGGAGGATTAGGATATAGTTTTGTACGTGGAGGCGAGTCTACGGAAGGACTGAGAGGAGCATATCTGGGAATCGGTCTGGATGAATTCGGAAATTTCAAAACAAGCTTTAACCAAGGGGAAAGAGTTAGAAATGGAATATTTGGAGTGGGATTAGCTGATGGGCGCAGTAATGTTTCTTTAAGAGGTAAACGTGGAAACCAATATCTGTCTTCAGCTGAGCCTGCGGGATACAATGGTTACCCACTGCTTTACAGCATAGCGACCAATGCATTACCTTCCAGTAATAACAGATCAGCTTATCTGGATACTACAACTGGGAAATATATTGGTGTTAAAAATACAGCTCTTCAACAATTCAGTATAGAAAGCGGAGGAACTACAATTCCTCTAAATGAAAATGATGTAAGATTCCGTAAAGCATATATCACTCTGGTTCCCAATCCTGCCGGAGGTTACAATATATCTCTGGAAATACAGCACGGAACAGTGAAAGAAAAAGTGATTGATAATTATTACTACCCTACTTCTCTGAAATATACTGAGACTACGATATCCAACAGTACGGTGAGAACGCTGGATACTTCAGCCCCTTCTACTTTCAGAATTGGGTTTGCAGCTTCTACCGGTGCCGCAAAAAATATACATTTACTGAAAAACTTAGGGGTTACAAGACCTTATGCTGCCGAAGTAACAGATGATCTGTTTGCTGGCTGCCCGGGGATAAAATCAATCTATTATCCTTTGCTTAATGATGCAGCTTATTCTTCAGCAGCCGGACAAAATCCGCCAACACTTTCCTATAATAACCTTGATTTTAATTCATTCCGCTTTTTGGATAACAACGGAGCCGTAATCCCGAATATAACAGGAGGTGTCTATACCAGCAGCCAAGGAACATGGACCTATTTTCCAACTACCGGAGCGCTTTCTTTCAAACCTGCGGCTGGATTCACCGGAGTTGCCCAGGTACAATATGATATTAAAGGAGGTGGAAGCAACGGTACTGAAGCTCCTTACAATAAGGAAGAATACAGATCATTGCCGGCATTGGTACAGGTGAATATTTCAGGTACCAATAACTGCAGCAAAGCCTGTGTTATTTCTAACAAAAATGTAACTCAGAAAATAACAAGATAA